One window of Streptococcus troglodytae genomic DNA carries:
- a CDS encoding glycosyltransferase family 2 protein has protein sequence MKKLSIVIPCYNEGETIHPFLKETQKVERQMSDELLFDYYFINDGSSDKTLTVLREAAARFKNVHYLSFSRNFGKEAALLAGLEAADGDIITVMDADLQDPPELLLEMYSKLKEGYDVVGTRRADRKGEPFIRSLFAKTFYWLINKISSTEMVDGARDFRLMTRQVVDSILKLGEVNRFSKGLFSWVGFDVTYVAYENRERVAGKTSWSFWTLLRYSMDGFINFSEAPLNLATWTGAISFLLSIISILFIIIRKLTVGGSVTGWASMVSIILLIGGLQLLSLGIIGKYIAKIFLETKKRPVYIVKEKG, from the coding sequence ATGAAAAAACTTTCAATAGTGATTCCTTGTTATAACGAGGGAGAAACCATTCACCCATTTTTAAAAGAAACACAAAAAGTGGAAAGACAAATGTCTGATGAGTTGCTTTTTGACTATTATTTTATTAATGATGGTTCAAGTGATAAGACTTTAACAGTTTTACGTGAAGCTGCAGCTCGGTTTAAAAATGTACATTATCTCTCTTTTTCCCGAAATTTTGGAAAAGAAGCTGCTCTTTTAGCAGGGTTGGAAGCAGCAGATGGTGATATTATTACTGTTATGGACGCTGATTTGCAGGATCCGCCAGAGCTGTTATTAGAAATGTATTCTAAATTAAAAGAAGGTTATGATGTGGTAGGTACTAGACGTGCTGACCGGAAGGGGGAGCCTTTCATTCGCTCTTTATTTGCGAAGACATTCTATTGGCTCATTAATAAAATTTCGAGTACAGAAATGGTAGATGGGGCGCGTGACTTTCGTTTAATGACACGTCAAGTAGTTGATAGTATTTTAAAATTAGGCGAAGTCAACCGATTTTCAAAGGGCCTTTTCTCTTGGGTAGGATTTGATGTCACTTATGTAGCTTATGAGAATCGAGAACGTGTTGCAGGAAAAACGTCATGGAGTTTTTGGACTCTTTTACGTTATTCTATGGATGGTTTCATTAACTTTTCTGAAGCACCGCTTAACTTGGCAACATGGACAGGGGCTATTTCGTTTTTACTTTCCATCATTAGTATTCTATTTATTATCATTCGAAAATTAACTGTTGGAGGCAGTGTTACGGGCTGGGCCAGTATGGTGTCTATTATACTTTTAATAGGTGGTTTACAACTTTTGTCACTTGGTATTATTGGAAAATACATTGCTAAAATCTTTTTGGAAACCAAGAAAAGACCAGTTTATATTGTTAAGGAGAAAGGATAG
- a CDS encoding LTA synthase family protein: MKQLKKLWDMLGKQKLLIFIFIFALNITLRNYDLLIGRRANSSLSFKVISKNFDIMIGHWEALPSHFKIIGGVCLVIYVLSILGLSLYVSKNLKKSFFIKLLLGYGIYIVVSYFLAVTRELNNETFEIWNLTKNHFFQPYFLPTFVLIIVCTLALNYLIRVKMKRSHLSRKMTLLLENFSETEFLLTGLIVSFILSDTLYVKLLQESLRAYYHKPLAYESLLFLYTLLTLILFSVIVEACFNAYRSIKLNRPNLSLAFVSSLLFATIFNYTFQYGLKNDADLLGKYIVPGATAYQILVLTAAGFFLYLIINRYLLVTFLIVILGSIVTVVNVLKVGMRNEPLLVTDFAWVTNIRLLARSVNANIIFSTLLILAALILLYLFLRKRLLQGKITENHRLKAGLISSICLLGFSIFIIFRNEKGSKIVNGIPVVSQVNNWVDIGYQGFYSNASYKSLMYVWTKQVTKSIMDKPSDYSKERILKLAKKYNNVAHKINKVRTENISNQTVIYILSESFSDPDRVQGVSLSRDVIPNIKQIKEKTTSGLMHSDGYGGGTANMEFQSLTGLPYYNFNSSVSTLYTEVVPDMSVFPSISNQFKSKNRVVIHPSSASNYSRKYVYDKLKFPTFVASSGTSDKITHSEKVGLNVSDKTTYQNILDKINPSQSQFFSVMTMQNHVPWASDEPSDVVATGKGYTKDENGSLSSYARLLTYTDKETKDFLDQLSQLKHKVTVVFYGDHLPGLYPESAFKKDPDSQYQTDYFIWSNYKTKTLNHSYVNSSDFTAELLEHTNSKVSPYYALLTEVLNNTTVGHGKLTKEQKEIANDLKLIQYDITVGKGYIRDYKGFFNIR, translated from the coding sequence ATGAAACAATTGAAAAAATTATGGGATATGCTTGGAAAGCAAAAATTACTTATTTTCATTTTTATTTTTGCACTTAATATCACATTAAGAAATTATGATCTTTTAATAGGACGTAGAGCAAATTCATCTTTGTCTTTCAAAGTCATTTCGAAAAATTTTGATATTATGATAGGGCATTGGGAAGCATTGCCTAGCCATTTTAAAATTATCGGGGGAGTTTGTCTTGTTATTTATGTCCTCTCAATTTTAGGTCTGTCACTCTATGTATCTAAAAATTTAAAAAAATCATTTTTTATCAAACTGTTGTTAGGATACGGTATTTATATAGTGGTGTCTTATTTTTTGGCTGTTACCAGAGAGTTAAATAATGAAACATTTGAAATTTGGAATTTGACAAAAAATCATTTCTTTCAGCCTTATTTTTTACCGACTTTCGTTTTAATTATTGTTTGCACACTTGCTTTGAATTATCTTATAAGAGTAAAAATGAAGAGATCGCATTTGTCTCGGAAAATGACTCTACTTTTAGAGAACTTTTCTGAAACTGAATTTCTTCTAACTGGATTAATTGTTTCTTTTATTCTTAGTGATACGCTTTATGTTAAACTTTTACAGGAATCATTAAGGGCTTATTACCACAAACCTCTTGCCTATGAAAGCCTTTTATTTCTTTATACTCTGCTAACATTGATCTTGTTCAGTGTGATTGTAGAAGCTTGTTTTAACGCTTATCGTTCTATCAAATTGAATCGTCCCAATCTCTCTCTAGCCTTTGTTTCCAGTCTTTTATTTGCCACTATCTTTAACTATACTTTTCAATATGGCTTAAAAAATGATGCTGATTTATTAGGTAAGTATATTGTTCCGGGAGCGACTGCTTACCAGATATTGGTATTGACAGCAGCTGGTTTTTTCTTATACTTGATCATTAATCGCTATCTACTTGTAACTTTTCTAATTGTTATTTTAGGATCAATTGTTACTGTCGTTAATGTCCTTAAGGTAGGTATGCGTAATGAACCTCTGCTAGTGACAGATTTTGCATGGGTTACTAATATAAGATTGTTAGCACGTTCTGTTAATGCTAATATTATTTTTAGTACTCTATTAATTTTAGCTGCTTTGATTCTGTTATATTTGTTCCTTAGAAAACGTTTGCTGCAAGGAAAGATTACGGAAAATCATCGGTTAAAAGCAGGGCTTATCTCTTCTATTTGCCTTCTTGGGTTTAGTATTTTTATCATATTTAGAAATGAGAAAGGCAGCAAAATTGTAAATGGGATTCCTGTAGTATCTCAGGTTAATAATTGGGTTGATATAGGCTATCAAGGCTTTTATTCGAATGCTAGTTATAAATCTCTGATGTATGTTTGGACAAAGCAGGTAACCAAGTCTATTATGGATAAACCGTCAGATTACAGTAAAGAGCGTATTCTTAAATTAGCTAAGAAATATAATAATGTAGCTCATAAAATCAATAAGGTTCGAACAGAAAATATTTCAAATCAAACAGTTATCTATATTTTAAGTGAAAGTTTTTCGGATCCTGATCGTGTTCAAGGAGTTAGCCTTAGCCGTGATGTTATTCCTAATATTAAACAGATTAAAGAAAAAACAACTAGCGGATTGATGCATTCAGATGGTTATGGCGGCGGTACTGCCAATATGGAATTTCAATCATTAACTGGTTTGCCATACTATAATTTTAATTCTTCGGTTTCAACTCTCTATACCGAGGTTGTTCCTGATATGTCTGTTTTTCCTTCCATCAGCAATCAGTTTAAATCAAAAAATCGAGTTGTTATTCACCCATCTTCGGCTTCAAATTATTCTAGAAAATATGTTTATGATAAATTAAAATTTCCGACTTTTGTTGCTTCCAGTGGAACCAGTGACAAAATTACTCATTCTGAAAAAGTAGGACTTAATGTTAGTGATAAAACAACTTATCAGAATATTTTAGATAAGATTAATCCTTCTCAAAGTCAATTTTTCTCTGTAATGACAATGCAAAATCATGTGCCTTGGGCATCGGATGAGCCAAGTGATGTGGTTGCTACTGGTAAGGGTTATACAAAAGATGAAAATGGTTCTTTATCTAGTTATGCACGATTGCTGACCTATACAGATAAAGAAACGAAAGATTTTTTAGATCAGCTTTCGCAGTTGAAACACAAAGTAACAGTTGTTTTTTATGGGGATCATTTACCTGGTTTGTATCCTGAAAGTGCTTTTAAAAAAGATCCGGACAGCCAATATCAAACAGATTACTTTATTTGGAGTAATTATAAAACCAAGACTTTGAATCATTCTTATGTTAATTCTAGTGATTTTACAGCTGAACTTCTAGAACATACCAATTCAAAAGTTTCGCCTTATTATGCTCTATTAACAGAAGTTTTAAATAATACTACTGTTGGTCATGGAAAACTTACTAAAGAACAAAAAGAAATTGCTAACGATTTGAAACTTATACAATATGATATAACTGTAGGAAAGGGATATATCAGAGACTATAAAGGATTCTTTAACATTCGATAA
- a CDS encoding rhamnan synthesis F family protein translates to MKRLLLYVHFNKYNRVSSHVYYQLTQMRPLFSRVVFITNSHLSQEDQDKLRNQNLMDDFVQRENIGFDFAAWRDGMNHIGFDNLDSYDIVTVMNDTCFGPLWDVKEYYLSYEKQDEVDFWGLTNNRATKQFKEHIQSYFITFKKAVIQSNAFHDFWENVQNHTDVQRVIDDYETQVTTALLDAGFKYSVIFDTTKEDASHMLHADFSYYNPTAILNHRVPFIKVKAIDNNQSITPYLLNAIQNKSVYPIDLIVSHMSEINYPDFRYLLGHKYIKEEEAVDLKNQKVAVHLHVFYVDLLEEFLTAFKQFHFSYDLFITTDSDDKKAEIEEILAANSQEAQVFVTGNIGRDVLPMLKLKNYLAAYDVIGHFHTKKSKEADFWAGQSWREELIDMLVKPADNILAQLQQNPKIGLVIADIPTFFRYNKIVDAWNEHLIAPEMNTLWQKMGMTKAIDFNAFHTFVMSYGTFVWFKYDALKPLFDLNLTDDDVPEEPLPQNSILHAIERLLIYIAWNEHYDFRISKNPVDLTPFIDNKLLNERGNSAPNTFVDFNHMGGIRGAFKYIFIGPARAVKYILKRSLQKIKS, encoded by the coding sequence ATGAAAAGACTGCTTTTGTATGTGCATTTTAATAAATATAATCGTGTGAGTTCCCATGTTTACTACCAACTAACACAAATGCGCCCCTTATTTTCAAGAGTAGTTTTCATCACAAATAGCCACCTATCTCAGGAGGATCAAGACAAGCTGCGTAATCAAAATTTGATGGATGATTTTGTACAGAGAGAAAATATCGGTTTTGATTTTGCGGCTTGGCGTGATGGGATGAATCACATTGGCTTTGACAATCTTGATTCTTATGATATTGTCACTGTTATGAACGATACTTGCTTTGGACCTTTGTGGGATGTTAAGGAGTATTACCTGTCTTATGAAAAGCAAGATGAGGTTGATTTTTGGGGATTGACCAATAATCGTGCAACTAAGCAGTTTAAGGAACATATTCAAAGTTACTTTATTACTTTTAAAAAAGCTGTTATTCAATCAAATGCCTTTCATGATTTTTGGGAGAATGTCCAAAATCATACAGATGTCCAGCGTGTCATTGATGATTATGAAACTCAGGTGACGACGGCACTTCTGGATGCAGGTTTTAAGTATAGTGTTATATTTGACACAACCAAAGAAGATGCTTCGCATATGCTGCATGCAGATTTCTCTTACTACAATCCAACAGCTATTTTGAATCATAGGGTGCCCTTTATCAAGGTTAAAGCGATTGACAATAATCAATCGATCACTCCATATTTGCTAAATGCCATTCAAAATAAATCAGTTTATCCAATTGACCTAATTGTTTCGCACATGTCAGAAATCAATTATCCTGACTTTCGTTATTTGTTGGGACATAAATACATTAAGGAAGAAGAAGCAGTTGATTTAAAGAATCAAAAGGTTGCGGTTCATCTCCATGTGTTTTATGTGGATCTGCTGGAAGAGTTCTTAACAGCATTTAAGCAATTTCATTTTTCTTATGATTTATTTATAACGACAGACAGTGATGATAAGAAAGCTGAAATTGAAGAAATCCTAGCAGCCAACAGTCAAGAAGCTCAAGTTTTCGTGACAGGCAATATTGGGCGTGATGTTCTTCCTATGTTAAAATTAAAGAATTATCTAGCTGCCTATGATGTTATTGGTCATTTTCACACTAAAAAGTCAAAAGAAGCGGATTTTTGGGCTGGCCAGTCTTGGCGGGAAGAATTAATTGACATGTTGGTTAAACCAGCAGACAATATTTTAGCGCAATTGCAGCAAAACCCGAAAATTGGCTTGGTTATTGCTGATATACCGACTTTCTTTCGCTATAATAAAATTGTTGATGCTTGGAATGAACATTTGATTGCACCTGAGATGAATACATTATGGCAAAAAATGGGAATGACCAAAGCGATTGATTTCAATGCTTTTCACACTTTTGTCATGAGTTATGGTACTTTTGTTTGGTTTAAATATGATGCCTTAAAACCGCTCTTTGATCTAAATCTGACAGATGATGATGTGCCTGAGGAACCTTTGCCGCAAAATTCTATTTTACATGCTATTGAGCGTTTACTGATCTATATTGCTTGGAATGAGCATTACGATTTTAGAATTTCTAAAAATCCAGTGGATTTAACACCCTTCATAGATAATAAACTATTGAATGAACGAGGAAATTCAGCACCGAATACCTTTGTTGATTTTAACCATATGGGAGGAATAAGAGGAGCTTTTAAATATATTTTCATTGGCCCAGCTAGAGCTGTCAAATATATCCTTAAACGTTCCTTGCAAAAAATAAAGTCATGA
- a CDS encoding glycosyltransferase: protein MSFKNSATVSIVCTVYNKGKWLAQTIDSLLVQKDTDFEVIIIDDASTDNSREIIENFAEDHQDKIIPLYNEKNLGVTETWKKACLAARGQYIARCDGDDYWLDDHKLIKQVNLLEKEQTSKWCGTDINFVDSDGFTTSTDVFSNHVIEIADSYEKMIATRGFTAPSTWLVERNLMLMVNDMLDEDIDTADDTFNIQLDLFKHTNFTFLPETTVAYRVNEGSDSRPQSFEALQSRFDRLLKTQFYYLDKYPNTNYKEILRILLERDNSFEKNLSQQDVIHSKVDSQQVTIYFTSEGQEFSQENTLTFPLHYQDDIQFEVPDSTVTLRIDLSELPSFYRRVALTANEFGTEILPNLSNGDLIGTYVMFKDKDPQLIYDISSIKDKSFNLFYVMFNVDDIESEDYIAKILSQDIIGYRKELYTLKPYKADYQQALQERDHYKTELEEMVVRYNAVTHSRRWTIPTKIINLFRRKK, encoded by the coding sequence ATGTCTTTTAAAAATTCTGCGACAGTTTCTATTGTTTGTACTGTTTATAATAAGGGGAAATGGCTGGCTCAAACGATTGACAGTCTCCTTGTACAAAAAGATACTGATTTTGAAGTTATTATTATTGATGATGCTTCGACAGACAATTCTAGGGAAATTATAGAGAATTTCGCAGAAGATCATCAGGATAAAATTATTCCTCTTTATAATGAAAAAAATTTAGGGGTTACTGAAACATGGAAAAAGGCGTGTTTAGCTGCTAGAGGTCAGTACATTGCTCGCTGCGATGGAGATGATTATTGGCTTGATGATCATAAGTTGATTAAACAAGTCAATCTTTTAGAAAAAGAGCAAACGTCAAAATGGTGTGGAACAGATATCAATTTTGTAGACAGTGATGGGTTCACAACTTCAACGGATGTTTTTTCTAACCATGTCATTGAAATTGCTGATTCCTATGAAAAAATGATTGCTACACGTGGTTTTACAGCACCTTCAACTTGGCTTGTTGAACGTAATCTTATGCTGATGGTCAATGATATGTTGGACGAAGATATTGATACAGCTGATGATACATTTAATATCCAACTAGACTTATTTAAGCATACTAACTTTACTTTCTTGCCTGAAACGACAGTGGCATACCGCGTCAATGAAGGCTCAGACTCACGTCCGCAAAGCTTTGAAGCTCTGCAAAGTCGTTTTGACCGCCTTTTAAAAACCCAATTTTATTATTTAGATAAATACCCCAATACAAATTACAAAGAAATTCTACGCATCCTATTGGAACGTGATAATAGTTTTGAAAAAAACTTATCTCAACAAGATGTTATCCATTCAAAAGTGGATTCACAACAGGTCACGATTTATTTTACCAGCGAGGGACAAGAATTTTCTCAAGAAAATACCCTTACTTTTCCTTTACATTACCAAGATGATATTCAGTTTGAGGTGCCGGATAGTACGGTGACCTTAAGAATTGATTTATCAGAATTACCAAGTTTCTATCGTAGAGTTGCCTTAACTGCTAATGAATTTGGAACGGAAATTTTACCGAACTTGTCAAATGGAGATTTAATTGGAACTTACGTCATGTTCAAAGATAAGGATCCCCAACTTATTTATGATATTTCCTCTATTAAAGATAAATCTTTTAACCTGTTTTATGTCATGTTTAATGTGGATGATATTGAGTCAGAAGATTACATTGCTAAAATTTTATCGCAAGACATTATAGGCTATAGAAAAGAATTATATACTTTAAAACCTTACAAGGCTGATTACCAACAAGCCCTACAGGAGCGTGACCACTATAAAACCGAGTTGGAGGAGATGGTTGTCCGTTATAATGCGGTCACCCATTCGCGCCGGTGGACAATTCCTACAAAAATTATTAACTTATTCAGGAGAAAGAAATGA
- a CDS encoding ABC transporter ATP-binding protein, which yields MTKNNIAVKVDHVSKYFKLPVESTQSLRTALVNRFKGIKGYKKQHVLRDIDFEVEKGDFFGIVGRNGSGKSTLLKIISQIYVPEQGKVTVDGKLVSFIELGVGFNPELTGRENVYMNGAMLGFTTEEVDAMYQDIVDFAELQDFMNQKLKNYSSGMQVRLAFSVAIKAQGDVLILDEVLAVGDEAFQRKCNDYFLERKNSGKTTILVTHDMAAVKKYCNKAVLIDDGLIKAIGEPDDVANQYSFDNAVPIDNADSEAVEEEKEEVIKVENLEVKLLSKSQMTPKEDIAFEISYDVLDDTETHIVFSLTDIDRNIWIYNDNAWDIPTKGSGHKSYRYTCLIPNVNDIKLKLQVTILGKSKEMLAFANTANAPIIVINRDDISLDDLSAVDSASGIIQRNGKWDILSE from the coding sequence ATGACAAAAAATAATATTGCAGTCAAAGTTGACCATGTCAGTAAGTATTTTAAGTTACCTGTTGAAAGTACTCAAAGTTTAAGAACTGCCTTAGTTAATCGTTTTAAAGGGATTAAAGGTTATAAGAAACAGCATGTTCTGCGAGATATTGATTTCGAAGTTGAAAAAGGAGACTTTTTTGGTATTGTAGGCCGAAATGGTTCTGGTAAATCAACACTTTTAAAAATCATTTCTCAAATTTATGTTCCTGAACAAGGGAAAGTTACTGTAGATGGGAAATTAGTTTCTTTTATTGAACTCGGTGTCGGTTTTAATCCAGAGCTGACTGGCCGTGAAAATGTTTATATGAATGGGGCTATGCTTGGTTTCACAACTGAAGAAGTAGATGCTATGTATCAGGATATTGTTGATTTCGCAGAACTTCAAGATTTCATGAATCAAAAGCTGAAAAACTATTCTAGTGGAATGCAGGTGCGTCTTGCCTTCTCTGTTGCCATAAAAGCGCAAGGGGATGTCCTCATTCTTGATGAAGTTTTGGCGGTTGGTGATGAGGCCTTTCAGCGTAAATGTAATGATTACTTTTTGGAAAGAAAGAATAGTGGCAAGACTACTATCTTGGTAACGCACGATATGGCCGCAGTCAAGAAATATTGTAATAAAGCTGTTTTAATAGATGATGGTTTGATAAAAGCAATTGGTGAGCCAGACGATGTTGCCAATCAATATAGTTTTGATAATGCAGTACCGATTGATAATGCTGACAGTGAAGCTGTAGAGGAAGAAAAAGAAGAAGTCATTAAAGTTGAGAATCTTGAAGTGAAGCTACTTTCTAAATCTCAAATGACTCCAAAAGAAGATATTGCCTTTGAAATTTCTTATGATGTTTTAGATGATACAGAGACTCATATTGTCTTCTCATTAACCGATATTGATAGAAATATCTGGATTTACAATGATAATGCTTGGGATATCCCAACAAAAGGCAGTGGTCATAAAAGTTATCGCTACACTTGTTTAATCCCAAATGTTAATGATATTAAGCTGAAACTTCAGGTTACTATTTTAGGGAAGTCCAAAGAAATGCTCGCATTTGCAAATACGGCAAATGCACCGATTATTGTCATTAATCGTGATGATATTTCTTTGGATGACTTATCTGCTGTGGATTCTGCTTCTGGAATTATCCAAAGAAATGGGAAATGGGATATTTTATCTGAATAG
- a CDS encoding ABC transporter permease: protein MDFFSRKNRILLKELIKTDFKLRYQGSAIGYLWSILKPLMLFAIMYIVFVRFLPLGGDVPHWPVALLLGNVIWTFFQETTMMGMVSVVTRGDLLRKLNFSKQTIVFSAVSGAAINFGINVIVVLIFALLNGVTFTFRWNLLLLIPLFLELLLFSTGIAFILSTLYVRYRDIGPVWEVILQGGFYGTPIIYSLTYIATRSVVGAKLLLLSPIAQIIQDMRHILIDPANVTIWQMINHKSIAAIPYLVPIFVFIIGFLVFNYNAKKFAEII, encoded by the coding sequence ATGGACTTCTTTAGTCGTAAAAATCGTATTCTATTAAAAGAACTTATCAAGACTGATTTTAAACTTCGTTATCAAGGAAGTGCTATTGGCTACCTTTGGTCAATTTTGAAGCCTTTGATGCTGTTTGCTATCATGTACATTGTCTTTGTGCGTTTCTTACCTTTAGGGGGCGATGTGCCTCACTGGCCAGTTGCCCTCCTGTTAGGAAACGTCATTTGGACATTTTTCCAAGAAACAACCATGATGGGTATGGTTTCTGTTGTAACGCGTGGCGATTTACTGCGTAAGCTTAATTTTTCGAAGCAGACGATTGTTTTTTCAGCAGTCTCTGGAGCTGCTATTAATTTTGGTATTAATGTAATTGTTGTTTTGATCTTTGCCCTTTTAAATGGTGTAACTTTTACTTTTAGATGGAATTTACTTTTGTTGATTCCGCTTTTCCTTGAGCTCTTGCTCTTCTCAACAGGGATTGCCTTTATTTTATCAACGCTTTATGTGAGATATCGTGACATTGGTCCTGTTTGGGAAGTTATTTTGCAAGGGGGGTTCTATGGAACACCGATTATTTATTCTTTGACTTATATTGCTACTCGCAGTGTTGTAGGTGCTAAGCTTCTTTTATTGAGTCCAATTGCTCAAATTATTCAGGATATGCGGCACATTTTGATTGATCCAGCTAATGTTACTATTTGGCAGATGATTAATCATAAATCTATTGCTGCCATTCCATATCTTGTGCCTATTTTCGTGTTTATTATCGGTTTTCTTGTTTTCAATTATAATGCTAAGAAATTTGCGGAGATTATCTAA
- a CDS encoding glycosyltransferase family 2 protein — MKVNILMSTYNGQEFIAQQIQSIQKQTFENWNLLIRDDGSSDETPKIIADFAKSDARIRFINADKRENLGVIKNFYTLLKYERADYYFFSDQDDVWLPQKLELTLASAEKENHQIPLMVYTDLKVVDRDLQVLHDSMIKTQSHHANTRLLEELTENTVTGGTMMVNHCLAKQWKQCYDDLIMHDWYLALLAASLGKLIYLNETTELYRQHESNVLGARTWSKRLKNWLRPHRLVKKYWWLISSSQQQASHLLELDLPAANKAVIQAYVTLLDQSFLNRIKWLKQYGFAKNRVFHTFVFKTLIITKFGYRRK, encoded by the coding sequence ATGAAAGTTAATATTTTAATGTCCACCTACAATGGTCAGGAATTCATCGCCCAACAAATTCAAAGCATTCAAAAACAAACCTTTGAAAATTGGAATTTGCTTATTCGCGACGATGGTTCTAGTGATGAAACTCCTAAAATTATTGCAGACTTTGCTAAGTCTGATGCGCGGATTCGTTTTATCAATGCTGATAAACGAGAAAATTTGGGCGTCATCAAAAATTTCTATACCTTACTAAAATATGAAAGGGCCGATTACTATTTTTTTAGCGATCAAGATGATGTTTGGCTGCCGCAAAAGCTGGAATTAACTCTGGCAAGTGCTGAAAAAGAAAACCATCAAATCCCTTTGATGGTTTATACAGATTTGAAAGTAGTAGATAGAGATTTGCAGGTTTTGCATGATAGCATGATCAAAACACAGTCTCATCATGCTAATACGCGTTTACTTGAGGAATTAACAGAAAATACAGTCACTGGTGGGACTATGATGGTTAATCATTGTCTAGCTAAACAGTGGAAGCAGTGTTATGATGATTTGATTATGCATGATTGGTATTTAGCGCTCCTTGCTGCCAGTCTAGGCAAATTGATTTATCTAAATGAGACCACAGAATTATACCGCCAGCATGAAAGCAATGTTTTGGGAGCTAGAACTTGGTCTAAACGTTTGAAAAATTGGCTGCGTCCCCATCGTTTGGTGAAAAAATACTGGTGGTTAATATCATCTAGTCAGCAGCAAGCCAGTCATTTATTGGAATTGGATTTACCGGCAGCTAATAAAGCTGTTATTCAAGCTTATGTGACTTTGTTGGACCAGTCATTTTTAAATCGGATTAAATGGCTCAAACAATATGGCTTTGCTAAGAATCGTGTCTTTCATACTTTTGTTTTTAAGACATTGATTATTACTAAATTTGGTTATAGGAGAAAATAA